The following are encoded together in the Coffea arabica cultivar ET-39 chromosome 1c, Coffea Arabica ET-39 HiFi, whole genome shotgun sequence genome:
- the LOC140004211 gene encoding chromatin modification-related protein EAF1 B-like isoform X2: protein MHGCSSASALIVHAEVDSMGGVVEGGVDVGVGTKTSPRRIAIEKVQAELRQEYDVREERRRELEFLEKGGNPLDFNCGKAASVSVQSTSQTDQQPELFVTSEAKGSFAFTASPHGDSVESSGRPRAHSTCEPNSADNLMLFDGENDFIEGDRVAAQPNRTNVVSTEHLSQRDGNSNAKELGDSAAFSLPRKAYKRRTRPSRDGARSSSTDAVLARGSHGSSLPLRHGLRETKVLVSDSENQKEEKVSANSDSKPTSSNGVKVCKSAPSEGQVDMELDCVKAVESVTNLIKGDALDAVVSSNASENIQNDQVNQQSVLDAQKSVSKVAFEETGSFKGKEEAVDMGLECQPHVPVMQPENQSSSGQVNGFSSIKGDDKRNDDHNNSASLGTKVLDSESSCTQTSLSLDGNNDTEMCTNVTIIDSNGIVKEQTSVVEGKPIIDGGQLVEEKTEIKADDSFTFVNDECNSAQQCHKENGYIEKAQEEITEGISDLQNEEKNRSGNEVRDHIVESTEADGCTGLGSGTEKRIIVLFGVNSDPKNENGCSVIPQGSADSSIPKVPEAASPGRVSIAASEGHTSSDVNFTATKADEDSILEEARIIEAKRNRISELSMTNLPMENRRKTQWDFVLEEMSWLANDFAQERIWKKAAAAQLCHQVAYMSRLRFHEQNNSWELKKVAHILARAVTEFWQSVQEEKKVQELQCSRKDCSLALQEYAVRFLKYTSSDVPHSQAEAPMTPDRISDVGITDISWEDHLTEENLFYTVLPGATETYIRSIASHVVKYEKTGSSIQEEVETSAYDAMADFGSQDNAYEEDEGETSTYDTSAAFEGSKALRFAQKKWKSSNKAYNSRAFEVVADSPFMQCMENKAVNQQPVLMGKRPAGSLNVSFPTKRVRTNNRQRVLSPFSAGTSGCVQMTTKTDGSSGDTNSFQDDQSTLHGGSHLQNNMEVESVGDFEKQLPFDSTEISTKNKKKKKPKHLGSAYEHRWPLDSNFQNEQREHSKKRSESLQLESNGSSGLFGQHIVKKPKMMRPSLDNSFDSGAPIGGSAPSPVASQISNQNKLMKMFSNRDRGRKNKCLKTPASQSGSGSQWSLFEEQALVVLVHDLGPNWELVSDAINSTLQFKCIFRNPKECKERHKMLMDRTGDGADSAEDSGSSQPYNSTLPGIPKGSARQLFQRLQGPMEEDTLRCHFEKIIMIGQKLHPRRKQNDIQDPKQLQPPHGSHILALSQFCPNYPSGESIPTPLDLCDATTPNSDIVPLGYQGPHTTGLAMANQGSMAPMLNTCAANSSGPGSSNMIIGNNFSSSPGPINASVRDARYAVPRSASLSAEEQQRMQQYNQMFSGRNIPQPNLSSPGALPGNDRGVRMLPGGNAVGINAGINRGMPIARPGFQGIASSSMLNSGNMIPSGMVAMPCPVNMHTGVGSAQGSSTRPRDAVHMMRPNQNQDSQRQMMGPEFQMQVSQGNNQGIPTFGALSPSFPNQTASPPVSSYTVHHQQPHGMSPQQPHVINPHHPHLPGTNHASSPQQQAYAMRLAKERHLQQQRIMQQQQQQFASSNSMMPHVQPQTQLPISSPPPNNSQIQSQTPSPPVSLSPVTPASPMTSLPQHQQKHQLLPHASARNAQAAGSGHTNQVSKQRQRQPQQQQFQQTGRHHPQQRQQTQSQQQAKVSKGGRGNMMMHQNIAIEPPLLNGISTNPANQSVEKGEQAMHLSQGQALYSASAINPVQSSKPLNLSSNQSHPQQKLYPGQSSTLAKHLQQIPCHSDTINQGHVSPVASGPLSTGHQSVPPHVMSSSNHQRSQVQTNQKLVNQNQPSAQRVLQQNRHVNSDPSTKLQGREAQPDQLSTANSSHMGVATKMPLTSTDAANITQVFSPPSTPQWRASEPLYDTGTSSPAINLGSIGTPPTNSAGNETSSQVGQPGLGLRQSSGNMPLIGQDVSSQWQQQGSQLQEPPSPISKQQQHQHQLQSQQQLPHLHHSQQQTQLVGNSNSLYVRPTDSRLE, encoded by the exons ATGCATGGATGCAGTTCGGCATCTGCTTTAATAGTCCATGCTGAGGTTGATTCGATGGGAGGCGTTGTTGAAGGCGGAGTTGATGTTGGTGTTGGGACCAAGACTTCTCCGCGACGTATAGCCATTGAGAAGGTTCAAGCGGAGCTCAG GCAGGAGTATGATGTTCGAGAGGAAAGGAGGAGGGAGTTGGAATTTCTTGAGAAA GGCGGCAATCCTTTAGATTTCAACTGTGGTAAAGCAGCTTCAGTTAGTGTCCAGTCCACTTCTCAGACCGATCAACAGCCTGAACTCTTTGTGACCAG CGAAGCCAAAGGCAGTTTTGCATTTACTGCTTCGCCTCATGGAGATTCAGTTGAAAGCAGTGGGAGGCCCAGAGCTCATTCCACTTGTGAACCCAATAGTGCTGATAATCTCATGTTATTTGACGGTGAAAATGATTTTATTGAAGGTGATAGGGTCGCTGCACAGCCCAATAGGACTAATGTTGTCTCAACGGAGCATTTGTCCCAGCGAGATGGAAATTCAAATGCAAAAGAATTAGGGGATTCTGCTGCTTTTAGTCTCCCAAGGAAAGCATATAAACGTCGAACTCGGCCAAGCCGTGATGGTGCTCGATCAAGTTCTACTGATGCAGTTCTTGCTCGTGGCTCTCATGGATCTTCTCTGCCTTTACGCCATGGTTTGAGAGAGACCAAAGTATTGGTATCTGATTCAGAAAACCAGAAGGAAGAAAAGGTTTCTGCAAACAGTGATTCAAAGCCTACTAGTTCAAATGGTGTTAAGGTTTGCAAGAGTGCACCCTCTGAAGGTCAGGTGGATATGGAGTTGGACTGTGTAAAGGCAGTAGAATCAGTTACCAACCTGATTAAGGGTGACGCACTGGATGCTGTTGTCAGTTCTAATGCTTCGGAAAACATTCAGAATGACCAAGTTAATCAACAATCAGTCTTGGATGCTCAAAAATCAGTTTCAAAAGTTGCTTTTGAGGAAACTGGATCTTTCAAGGGAAAAGAAGAGGCAGTTGATATGGGGCTTGAATGTCAGCCTCATGTGCCGGTAATGCAACCTGAGAATCAATCTAGTTCTGGTCAAGTGAATGGATTCAGCAGCATCAAGGGAGATGACAAAAGAAATGATGATCACAACAACAGTGCTTCATTGGGTACAAAAGTTTTAGATTCAGAGTCATCTTGCACCCAAACTAGCCTTAGTTTAGATGGGAATAATGATACTGAAATGTGTACTAATGTAACGATTATTGATTCTAATGGCATTGTTAAAGAGCAAACATCTGTGGTGGAAGGGAAACCAATAATAGACGGCGGTCAACTGGTAGAAGAAAAGACAGAGATTAAAGCAGATGATAGTTTTACTTTCGTAAATGATGAATGTAATTCTGCTCAGCAATGCCACAAGGAGAATGGATATATAGAGAAAGCACAGGAAGAAATAACTGAAGGTATATCTGATTTACAAAATGAGGAGAAAAATCGAAGTGGAAATGAAGTTAGGGATCATATAGTTGAGAGCACAGAAGCAGATGGCTGTACTGGTTTGGGTTCAGGAACAGAGAAGAGAATAATTGTTCTGTTTGGTGTTAACTCAGATCCCAAGAATGAAAATGGTTGCTCTGTAATACCTCAGGGTTCTGCTGATTCCTCCATACCAAAAGTACCTGAGGCTGCTTCACCAGGTAGGGTTTCAATTGCTGCTTCAGAGGGACATACATCTTCTGATGTCAATTTCACGGCAACCAAGGCTGATGAAGACTCAATCTTGGAAGAGGCTAGGATTATAGag GCTAAGCGTAATAGGATTTCTGAGTTATctatgacaaacttgccaatggAGAATCGTAGAAAAACTCAGTGGGATTTTGTATTGGAGGAAATGTCATGGTTGGCCAATGATTTTGCTCAG GAGCGCATTTGGAAGAAAGCTGCTGCTGCGCAATTATGTCACCAAGTTGCGTATATGTCCCGGTTAAGATTTCATGAACAGAATAATAGTTGGGAGCTTAAGAAAGTAGCCCACATCTTAGCAAGAGCTGTCACAGAGTTCTGGCAATCTGTACAG GAGGAAAAGAAAGTGCAGGAGCTGCAATGTTCAAGAAAAGATTGTTCACTTGCTCTACAGGAATATGCAGTGAGATTTCTGAAATATACCAGTTCTGATGTTCCTCATAGTCAAGCTGAAGCTCCCATGACTCCAGATAGGATTTCGGATGTAGGAATCACAGACATTTCGTGGGAGGACCATTTGACAGAA GAGAATTTATTCTATACAGTTCTACCTGGGGCTACAGAAACATATATAAGATCCATTGCATCCCATGTAGTAAAATATGAG AAAACTGGCAGTAGCATACAAGAAGAAGTGGAGACATCAGCATATGATGCCATGGCAG ACTTTGGATCTCAGGATAATGCATATGAAGAGGATGAAGGAGAAACAAGCACATATGATACATCAGCAGCCTTTGAAGGTAGCAAAGCATTAAGATTTGCTCAGAAGAAGTGGAAAAGCTCGAACAAGGCATACAATTCAAGAGCATTTGAAGTTGTAGCAGATTCACCATTTATGCAGTGCATGGAAAATAAAGCTGTGAATCAACAACCCGTGCTAATGGGAAAACGTCCTGCTGGCAGCCTTAATGTGTCATTCCCGACAAAACGTGTGCGGACTAATAACAGGCAGAGAGTTTTGAGTCCCTTTAGTGCTGGAACATCAGGATGTGTTCAGATGACAACTAAGACGGATGGATCAAGTGGTGATACCAACTCATTCCAGGATGATCAGAGTACTCTGCATGGTGGATCCCATTTGCAGAATAATATGGAGGTTGAGTCAGTGGGGGACTTTGAAAAGCAATTACCATTTGACTCCACAGAAATATccactaaaaataaaaagaagaagaaaccaaAGCATCTG GGATCTGCATATGAACATAGATGGCCTCTTGACTCCAATTTTCAGAATGAGCAG AGAGAGCATTCCAAGAAGAGATCAGAGAGTCTTCAGCTTGAATCAAATGGTAGCAGTG GTTTGTTTGGACAACACATAGTGAAGAAACCAAAGATGATGAGGCCATCACTTGATAATTCTTTTGACAGTGGTGCCCCAATTGGTGGGTCTGCTCCTTCTCCAGTTGCCTCTCAAATCAGTAACCAAAATAAGTTGATGAAGATGTTTAGTAACCGGGATCGGGGTAggaaaaacaaatgtttgaag ACGCCTGCTAGCCAGTCTGGGTCTGGAAGTCAGTGGAGTCTATTTGAAGAACAG GCCCTTGTTGTCCTCGTACATGATTTGGGTCCTAATTGGGAGCTTGTAAGTGATGCCATAAACAGTACTTTGCAATTTAAG TGCATATTCCGCAATCCTAAAGAATGCAAGGAGCGTCATAAGATGTTAATGGACAGGACTGGGGATGGGGCTGACAGCGCAGAGGATTCAGGGTCTTCTCAACCTTATAATTCCACACTGCCTGGCATTCCTAAA GGAAGTGCCAGACAATTATTTCAGCGTTTGCAGGGGCCAATGGAAGAGGATACCCTCAGATGTCATTTTGAAAAGATCATAATGATTGGGCAGAAGCTCCATCCTCGGAGGAAGCAG AATGATATCCAGGATCCGAAGCAACTGCAGCCACCTCACGGCTCTCATATACTTGCTCTTTCCCAGTTTTGTCCAAATTATCCGAGTGGAGAATCTATTCCCAC ACCTCTCGATCTTTGTGATGCAACAACACCAAACTCTGATATTGTTCCTCTTGGGTACCAAGGCCCACACACCACCGGATTAGCTATGGCAAATCAGGGCTCCATGGCCCCAATGCTTAACACTTGTGCTGCTAATTCATCGGGGCCAGGGTCCTCCAATATGATTATTGGCAATAACTTTTCGTCCTCGCCAGGTCCAATCAATGCTTCTGTTAG GGATGCAAGATATGCTGTTCCTAGGTCAGCATCTTTGTCAGCTGAGGAACAGCAGAGAATGCAACAGTATAATCAGATGTTTTCTGGTAGAAACATTCCGCAGCCAAATTTGTCATCTCCCGGAGCTCTTCCTGGAAATGATCGTGGAGTTCGCATGCTACCTGGTGGCAATGCTGTaggcattaatgctggtattaACCGAGGCATGCCAATTGCGAGGCCTGGATTTCAAGGAATTGCATCATCATCTATGCTTAACTCTGGTAATATGATCCCCTCTGGCATGGTGGCGATGCCCTGTCCTGTTAACATGCACACTGGAGTTGGTTCTGCGCAAGGGAGCTCAACAAGACCTCGCGATGCTGTACATATGATGAGG CCTAACCAGAATCAGGACTCTCAACGGCAAATGATGGGGCCCGAGTTTCAGATGCAAGTGTCACAAGGAAATAACCAGGGAATTCCAACGTTTGGTGCATTGAGTCCCTCTTTTCCAAACCAGACAGCCTCTCCACCTGTCTCATCGTACACAGTCCATCATCAGCAGCCACATGGGATGTCTCCTCAACAGCCACATGTTATTAATCCTCATCATCCCCATCTTCCAGGAACCAATCATGCCAGCAGTCCGCAGCAACAAGCCTATGCCATGCGCTTGGCTAAAGAAAGACATCTACAGCAGCAGCGTATtatgcagcagcagcagcaacagtTTGCATCATCTAACTCTATGATGCCTCATGTACAGCCACAGACCCAACTTCCCATCTCATCTCCACCACCAAATAATTCCCAAATTCAATCACAGACACCTTCTCCACCAGTATCACTCTCTCCCGTGACACCAGCCTCTCCCATGACGTCCTTGCCACAGCACCAGCAGAAGCATCAGCTGCTGCCTCATGCTTCAGCCCGGAATGCTCAAGCTGCAGGCAGTGGTCATACAAATCAGGTCAGCAAGCAAAGGCAGCGCCAGCCGCAGCAGCAACAGTTTCAGCAAACTGGCAGGCATCATCCTCAGCAGCGACAACAAACTCAGTCTCAACAGCAAGCCAAAGTTTCAAAAGGAGGGAGAGGGAACATGATGATGCATCAGAATATTGCGATTGAGCCACCACTACTAAATGGCATTTCTACAAATCCTGCAAACCAATCTGTTGAGAAAGGGGAACAGGCGATGCATTTATCACAAGGTCAGGCATTATATTCTGCGTCTGCAATAAACCCTGTTCAATCAAGCAAACCGTTAAATCTTTCCTCAAACCAGTCCCACCCTCAACAAAAGTTGTATCCTGGCCAATCATCTACTCTGGCAAAGCATCTCCAGCAGATACCATGTCATTCTGATACTATTAATCAAGGTCATGTTTCCCCTGTTGCTTCTGGTCCTTTGTCCACAGGTCATCAGTCAGTTCCACCACATGTCATGTCTTCTTCCAATCACCAACGATCACAGGTACAGACAAATCAAAAGTTGGTGAATCAGAATCAACCATCTGCTCAGAGAGTATTGCAACAGAATCGCCATGTAAATTCTGACCCGTCAACTAAGCTGCAGGGAAGGGAAGCTCAACCTGACCAGCTCTCTACAGCCAACTCATCTCATATGGGTGTTGCCACAAAAATGCCTCTGACATCCACTGATGCAGCTAATATAACTCAGGTTTTCTCTCCTCCCAGTACTCCTCAGTGGAGAGCTTCAGAGCCACTGTATGATACTGGTACATCAAGTCCAGCAATAAATTTGGGTTCCATTGGGACCCCACCAACGAATTCTGCTGGTAATGAGACTTCATCTCAAGTTGGTCAACCAGGATTAGGCCTGAGGCAATCTTCCGGTAACATGCCTCTGATCGGACAGGATGTTAGTTCACAGTGGCAGCAGCAGGGATCGCAGCTGCAAGAACCTCCCTCACCTATATCCAAGCAACAGCAACATCAACATCAACTGCAATCCCAACAGCAGCTGCCACACCTGCATCACTCTCAGCAACAGACACAGCTTGTGGGGAATAGCAATAGCTTATATGTTAGGCCCACCGACTCCAGACTGGAATGA